The nucleotide window AGGGGGAGAGCGGGACGGGCAAAGAGCTCGTGGCCCGCTACCTCCACCAAAAGTCCCCCCGGGTGGACAAGCCCTTCGTGGCGATCAATATGGCCTCCATCCCCGAGCACTTGGTCGAATCGACCCTCTTCGGGCACGAGAAGGGCGCCTTCACGGGCGCGCTTAAGACCACTTACGGAAAGTTCGAGCTCGCCGATCAGGGCACGCTGTTCTGCGATGAGATCGCCGATCTCAAATTCGAGGTGCAGGCCAAGCTGCTGCGGGCCATTCAGGAAGGAGAGGTCGAGCGGGTCGGGGGCCAGAAGCCCATCCATGTCGACGTGCGGCTCCTGGCCGCGACCAACCGCGATTTGAAAAAATTGGTGCAGGAAGGGAAGTTCCGCGAGGATCTCTTTTACCGGCTCAACGTCATCCCCATCCAACTTCCCGCCTTGCGGGAGCGTTTGGAGGACATCCCCCTGTTCGTCGACCTTTTCCTCAAGCGCTATAACCGCAAGTTCGGGCGCAACCTGCGCTTCTCGCCCGAAGCGATCTCGGTGCTCTGCCATTACGATTGGCCGGGCAATATCCGCGAGCTCGAGAACCTGGTCGAGCGCCTGGTCGCCATTCATCCCGGCGACACGATCCTTCCCGAGGACGTTCCCATCGATTACCAGATCTCGGACATCGCCCAACTGAAGTCCACGGACGGCGATCCCGACAAGCTGAAGGTGGCGACCGACGCCTTCGAGCGCGGTTTCATTCTGCGCGTGCTGGAAAAAGAGCATTGGCATCAGGAGAACGCCGCCCTCAAGCTGGGCGTGCACCGCAAGACCCTGGAGTACAAACTCAAAAAGCTCAACCTCACCGAAGTGGTGGACCAACGACAACTGGAAAGCAAGCGAGGATCGACATGAGGAGAATCTCGATAAGCCTGCTGGCCGGCGTCATGGCCTTGCAGATTTTTCCCGCGGCCCTCTCGGCCGAGGCGGAGAAACCTCCCGCGGAGGGAAGCGGCGACTTGGGACAGCTGGTCGTCAGCGCGCGCAAGCTGGAAGAGCCCCTGAAGACCACCGCACACAGCATCTCGGTCGTCACCGGCGAGCAGCTCGAGCGGCGCGTGGACCGCAGCGTCGCCGAAGGCCTCCGCGAGCTGCCGGGGGTGGTGGTCGAGTCACTGGGCACGCGGGGCGAGACGGTCAATATCCGGTTGCGGGGAGCCGGGCCCGATGACACCCTGGTCTTGCTGGACGGCGTTCGCTTGAACAACCCCGCGACCAACGAGACCAACCTGGGGCTCATCCCCATCGAGCAGATCGACCGCATCGAGGTGCTCCGCGGTTCGCAGGCCGTGCTCTACGGCGGCAGCGCGGTGGGCGGCGTCATCAACATCATCAGCAAGGCCGGACAGGACCCCGCCGAGACACACCTTTCCTTGGAGGGCGGCAACCTGGGGCACCGCCGCGAATGGCTCGGGCACAGCAACCGCATCGGCGAGACTCGGCTGAGCGTCGGCATCAGCCGCACCGACGAGACCGGCCAATTCCAAAACGACGACTTCGGCGAGACGGCCCTCACCCAACGTTGGGACCTCGAGCCCACCGATAAGCTGCGCCTCACATTGGCCAGCCACATCTTTCTCAGCAAGAAAAACTTGGCCCGCGAGTTTTTGATCGGCCCGGCGCCGCTCTACGACCCGGCCCTGCCGATGGACGCCTTCTTCCTGCAGCTCGGCCCCGACGTGAACCGAGCCTTCGACCGCCTGCTCACGACGCAGTCCCTCCAGCTGAGCTATGAATGGAGCGAGCATTTCCGCACCGATCTGACCTACGGATTCCTGCTCTCGGACGAGGAGGAGAAGAACTCCAACCGCGGGGATTCCGACTTCATCACGCCCTCCGGCATGGCGCTGGCGCCAAACAGCGTCCTCAACAAGGTCCAGGGCTCCCGCCAGAGCGTCGACCTGCGACAGTTTTTCTTCGTGCCCGAGATGGGGGGGGTCAAGCAGACGGTGACGGTGGGTTTTGAATTTTACGACGAACGGATCAGTACCAGCGGCGCGCCCTTTCCCGGCGATCCACCGCCCCTGGCGGGCTCGCTGGGGCCCTTCATTCCGCCGCAAGACCAGATCCCGGCCCCGGGAGTCCCCGGCGACCGGCAAAATTACGCCCCGTACTTTCAGTACCACCTGGGCTTCCGGGAACGGCTCTTTGTCGACGCCGGGTTTCGCTACGACAACAATTCCGCCTACGGCAGCGAGCTCAGCCCCCGCGCGGCGGTGGCGGTGATGATCCCCGAGATCGGGGGGAAGTTCCACGGCGCCTACGGCGAGGGATTCCTGCCGCCGACGATCATCCAGCTCTTCAATCCGATCTCCGGCAATCCCAACCTCAAGCCCCAGGAGTCGCAGAGCTATGAGGCCGGCTACGAGCAGCGGATCGGGGATCGGGCCACGATCTTCGCCACCTTTTTCTACCTCGATTTCGACAACCTGATCGACCGGCTGGGCAACAATATCAACGACGCCTTCAGCACCGGCCTTGAGTCGGGCTTCGAGGTAAAAATCCTGCCGCGGCTCAAGGTCGGCGCCAATTACACCTTCACCCACACCGTCGACGAGAGCGGCGGGGGAGGGCGGATCCCCAACGTGCCGACCCACGTCTTCAACGCGACGCTCTCCGCCCAGCCCTGGCGTAAGCTGAC belongs to Deltaproteobacteria bacterium PRO3 and includes:
- a CDS encoding sigma-54-dependent Fis family transcriptional regulator, with translation MTSEAQRILVVDDDDSMRDLLSSVLTVFGTIDTAANGQEARAKFQVEEYAVILLDYMLPDADGLTLLKEFKELQPQTEIVMITHVREVKLAVQAIKHGAFDYINKDFEVEDLRALLQRAFEKRRHLKEILYLRSEVERLTDHEFLLGVNPRMQALKTVLDRAASTSATVLIQGESGTGKELVARYLHQKSPRVDKPFVAINMASIPEHLVESTLFGHEKGAFTGALKTTYGKFELADQGTLFCDEIADLKFEVQAKLLRAIQEGEVERVGGQKPIHVDVRLLAATNRDLKKLVQEGKFREDLFYRLNVIPIQLPALRERLEDIPLFVDLFLKRYNRKFGRNLRFSPEAISVLCHYDWPGNIRELENLVERLVAIHPGDTILPEDVPIDYQISDIAQLKSTDGDPDKLKVATDAFERGFILRVLEKEHWHQENAALKLGVHRKTLEYKLKKLNLTEVVDQRQLESKRGST
- a CDS encoding TonB-dependent receptor gives rise to the protein MRRISISLLAGVMALQIFPAALSAEAEKPPAEGSGDLGQLVVSARKLEEPLKTTAHSISVVTGEQLERRVDRSVAEGLRELPGVVVESLGTRGETVNIRLRGAGPDDTLVLLDGVRLNNPATNETNLGLIPIEQIDRIEVLRGSQAVLYGGSAVGGVINIISKAGQDPAETHLSLEGGNLGHRREWLGHSNRIGETRLSVGISRTDETGQFQNDDFGETALTQRWDLEPTDKLRLTLASHIFLSKKNLAREFLIGPAPLYDPALPMDAFFLQLGPDVNRAFDRLLTTQSLQLSYEWSEHFRTDLTYGFLLSDEEEKNSNRGDSDFITPSGMALAPNSVLNKVQGSRQSVDLRQFFFVPEMGGVKQTVTVGFEFYDERISTSGAPFPGDPPPLAGSLGPFIPPQDQIPAPGVPGDRQNYAPYFQYHLGFRERLFVDAGFRYDNNSAYGSELSPRAAVAVMIPEIGGKFHGAYGEGFLPPTIIQLFNPISGNPNLKPQESQSYEAGYEQRIGDRATIFATFFYLDFDNLIDRLGNNINDAFSTGLESGFEVKILPRLKVGANYTFTHTVDESGGGGRIPNVPTHVFNATLSAQPWRKLTIDSTLSVVSNQREVFPIVATDGRFVGGTAANSLTGGVNPGYVRWDIAMAYDFDLPQAHPQSVKVFGKAANILNDQYEEFFGFPSPGFHFIAGADVLF